Genomic DNA from Cyprinus carpio isolate SPL01 chromosome A22, ASM1834038v1, whole genome shotgun sequence:
GGACTATGTTTCCCAAGCTTGGCGATTCTGCACATGCCGCCAGAGCGGCAACCTCTGTTGGTGACAACACTTTGTCCCACAGGTTAAACAATGAAAGCTCTCCAACAAGAGCTTGGGATGCATCAAACCTCCCACCGAGGGTGTCCTGCAGTGGAGCCAAGGAGAGCCAAAGGGTTACACATGGATAAACACAATGTTGAATCAGAAATACTGTGCACAAATGGTACCTTAAAAGGTCCAACATTTTGTCACTGGGGTAGGACCCTCAAAGGTATACCTTTGTACCTTAACAACTCCTGAAGGATGCAGACATTGTCaggaaaaaaattgcaaaaattgcaCATTTAGAGGCTTATCACTGGTGTACTAACCTTAAAAGGACAACTTTGTACCTCATctacccctaaaaggtgcatatttgTACATTAGAGTAGACATATGTATCCTTAAGCTACTACTATGAACAATTTAGGAGTTAATAAAGTGCAAAGATGTTCTGttgagggtactgccccagtgacaagctttGCACCACCAAAAGTACAAGAGTGAAGGTGTACCTTTGAGGGTGTATTCAGAATCTTCCAGGTCTTGCTCACCTGTTCCTGTCCTAACACCAAGACGCCCCCGGATTTGATTGGGTGCCACGCGGATAACCCTTCACCCCGTCCTCTCAACTTTCCGCCTTGATATGCTTTCCAAACTCCGTCCCGTAGGGTCCAACTCACACATATGTGCTGCCAGATGCCCTGGGGCAAAGAGAGAGGCAGCTGTGCCACCTGTAAATGGAGGTAACGACTGAGTCCATCAGCTGTATTGTGCAAGGTTGCTAATAGAGGAAGGTGCAGTAGTACAGGGTTCCTCAAACCTGAGAGTTTAGCTtaaaccttgatcaaactcacctacctatAATTTTGTAGGAATTCtaaaagaccttgattagcttgctcAGGTCTTTGACttgggttagagctaaactctgcagagcagTGGCCATCCAGGCCtggatttgaggaaccctggtgtAGTGGGTCTTACCTTATCATTGATGAGTAATTCTGCTGGATTATGAATGCCCTGCAACAGGACAAGTTCATTGGGTTGTTCCGGTACAGCATAAGAAAATGGCGTCCCAATTCCACTCTCAGCAGGCTTGAGCCACAGACACGCCGTAAAGGCGTACATCTCTGGAATATTCCGCCTGACAAGCCCGTACATGTAGTTAGTCCTCACGGGGAAGGAAAGTTTATACCCTTGTGGGTAACTGTAATCTGTAAGACCTGGGAAGGAAAGATAGAGAGAGTGAGTTGAAAATGAAGAGACCACTTCATCCCCTGAGTTTAACCAAACCTTCCTCCTTACTGTGTTCCAGCTCTGAAATGCGCTCTTGCAGGGTGTTGATTCCCTGGTCGATGTGCTGGTGGTGGCTCTGGGTCTCTTTCTGGAGGTTCTTCCTCTCCTTCTCCAGCAGCCTAATCTTTTTTTCTAGCTCTCCCTCCAGATCCTCCACAGGCCTGCCAGGCTCGCCCACCACTACACTCCCCAGTGTGCTCACAGTATGCTCAGTGTGGTTCATCGCTGCGGGGCCTATCTCCAACTGCGAGAGAATTAGGCAAGAAGTCATTATTGCAAAACTTAATACGTCCTGTTCAACATGTGTATCTGACTATATTAAATCCATTTGAATAAAAGgaactcaaaaaaattatttgttcttgaatcagacatACTTTTCGAATTAGTTCTGatt
This window encodes:
- the LOC109046673 gene encoding neuronal pentraxin receptor-like isoform X2, with the translated sequence MKFVVVLVSAGLLAFLGAVICIIASVYSRSSAAAPQALSDNRSLSLLEPLPGSVAHAGPLGALHGAESYEGGLDIGLEMPSLNELTTGDVTGPSPKQFTLNRLICTPVPISDCKSRGLREQADDPFADEEDWSLRTTAEELRQIVMQQNDQILMDQRTITELTGKLSECESGLEERSLHERSMGVWAGNRRHMAGDEVSSSVALQLQTARAVEELERAILQLKDRIEKLELEIGPAAMNHTEHTVSTLGSVVVGEPGRPVEDLEGELEKKIRLLEKERKNLQKETQSHHQHIDQGINTLQERISELEHSLTDYSYPQGYKLSFPVRTNYMYGLVRRNIPEMYAFTACLWLKPAESGIGTPFSYAVPEQPNELVLLQGIHNPAELLINDKVAQLPLSLPQGIWQHICVSWTLRDGVWKAYQGGKLRGRGEGLSAWHPIKSGGVLVLGQEQDTLGGRFDASQALVGELSLFNLWDKVLSPTEVAALAACAESPSLGNIVPWTDRDVDVFGGAVKDPVDPCLQSSHPRQ
- the LOC109046673 gene encoding neuronal pentraxin receptor-like isoform X1, whose amino-acid sequence is MKFVVVLVSAGLLAFLGAVICIIASVYSRSSAAAPQALSDNRSLSLLEPLPGSVAHAGPLGALHGAESYEGGLDIGLEMPSLNELTTGDVTGPSPKQFTLNRLICTPVPISDCKSRGLREQADDPFADEEDWSLRTTAEELRQIVMQQNDQILMDQRTITELTGKLSECESGLEERSLHERSMGVWAGNRRHMAGDEVSSSVALQLQTARAVEELERAILQLKDRIEKLELEIGPAAMNHTEHTVSTLGSVVVGEPGRPVEDLEGELEKKIRLLEKERKNLQKETQSHHQHIDQGINTLQERISELEHSLTDYSYPQGYKLSFPVRTNYMYGLVRRNIPEMYAFTACLWLKPAESGIGTPFSYAVPEQPNELVLLQGIHNPAELLINDKVAQLPLSLPQGIWQHICVSWTLRDGVWKAYQGGKLRGRGEGLSAWHPIKSGGVLVLGQEQVSKTWKILNTPSKDTLGGRFDASQALVGELSLFNLWDKVLSPTEVAALAACAESPSLGNIVPWTDRDVDVFGGAVKDPVDPCLQSSHPRQ